A genome region from Drosophila simulans strain w501 chromosome 2R, Prin_Dsim_3.1, whole genome shotgun sequence includes the following:
- the LOC6734269 gene encoding uncharacterized protein LOC6734269 isoform X2, whose product MKMSEVPRIKVFRPTWEEFKDFPKYVAYMESQGAHKAGLAKVVPPPEWVPRRSGYADLDALNVTIPAPICQVVTGKQGYYQQINIQKKPLTVKQFSELASTERYATPKHFDFEDLERKYWKNITYVAPIYGADVSGSITDTDQDSWNINRLGTILDYVNKDYNIQIDGVNTAYLYFGMWKTTFAWHTEDMDLYSINYLHFGAPKTWYVVPPECGRKLEKVANQYFPASYKNCNAYLRHKMTLISPQILKQHDVPVSKITQEAGEIMITFPFGYHAGFNHGFNCAESTNFAMERWIEYGKRAVQCTCSNDMVKISMDTFVKRFQSDRYDLWMEGRDVGRHPEDPPNGVLSAAPLPPHLDVLLCDKKMKKQCNPTKAKSFKERNPDLDLDEIQQNPNVPDDVKAMLKESVLTLDTGDLATDEADFPNEDAMSLQSPANLKTKQELLEYIDDGTEDDDEEEDFKRRKQKRRYDADYDDDWLASKRKNNSRNNRGRSPRTKDDRSISPASSTSSTSRGARRGKANGAPRKTPARRKKDPSTTPPAVSSASTAVKTPTSAVVAGKTSIATTTTPPADGGGDAKKDQQSLQFMQQSRKFEGKIPKLSQTSAATGGATAAAEASTSKSSQGQQQQIVYVNMLPAANTLNGIPQQQQQQYASTDGNVYQLQNEILCDANGHAVTAATASYQTTASSPQQQQQQQQQQQNVATSVADNVVTTISSSSILHTNANTNGVDTIAATQQQQQQQQQQQQQQHYHYITTTGEDGQTPTTIVFENYNGGMPAVSSAAPTPVPVSQANAPATTTTTALVNTDGTIIEFDGSTYEEYHVLKSEPGSSDCLSNGSSAVAADIIKYDPQHGVVGDEEDDDENGLLHVKYEEQSLEHDPENEHDAEQEHEYEEYQVIKAEVEAEAAELAAGTTSYTINQEQTGSGNTVISSMVPKSGSAAAAKQKRKRKTRVIADDEQGEYLEKMSVRGLDIARYEHIIDGVAYCLVCAKNDIFKTFKNKYSFQRHAYLFHEGQNRKIFACPICNKEFSRPDKMKMHKKDKHGDVPMPPSATTTPLKADGPPAKRARTARTPRVRKTKDGSTPAKKRLAQIDSVLDDVQNGESLTMAPVSVSHSQQQQQQQQMQHSITTLAPSTPSQPQHQLQTLPSLDFSGMILPGGAQLALANPGATSSVGLQRGPATPNGQPAAPTTTLIYSNQLELQQALLQQQLHGQSIMIQDQAGNLVPLQLDGTQAIYTTAPQAQRQQTTATYQTTQQQQQQPAQQPAGQAQQQPHYELDNVTYLSSTAAATPTSTEQQQQQQQQQQHVIGTVQSYQILTPDGLQNFQPKLETAELGDLCPYSQYTFTTHAGAQPTLNANALDAQTQHQQHHQQQQHHHQQQQHHQQTQLLQQQPFATHHNPHQQFMELKNELLIKGGDAYTLDTASMYHLPFSPTSMINAVNDVNTSSLLETKEISNSSGGNSSSGATSNNASTVVSSSASNGLKPAAKKTPVILLAARGAAKQPQLSILNGNTKAGIGNASGGGGGGVTLVRVNATNRNQRQVIVAPEAAPVEQQPVVEEEMLAEDEELDEDMDEDAVALSGLSSSTAQILRKFRIPKGTAVTAKSGENYLAMPTPTPSPPGVVNLVSSGVEASGYIENDEDIIEELNEDDLVEEIIDEEPSQEQPELQEATTANGLDLSSTNNATATTTGTAMLLAPQPPPLQLQTVASNGTVTCFNLPANTILLQSADGSIIAATQVPHPSKAGQQQLIALPGNVALATEQASQAQATTAPQATQTLILTADGTAIPILATTPQQQQQQQQQQQQQQQAAAAAAAQLFAA is encoded by the exons CACTTTGACTTTGAGGATCTGGAGCGCAAGTACTGGAAGAACATAACTTATGTGGCGCCCATTTATGGGGCAGATGTCAGCGGAAGCATCACAGACACCGACCAGGAT AGCTGGAACATCAACCGGCTGGGCACTATTCTTGACTATGTCAACAAGGATTATAACATACAGATAGACGGCGTGAACACAGCCTACTTGTACTTTGGCATGTGGAAGACGACCTTTGCATGGCACACGGAGGACATGGATCTCTATTCCATCAATTACTTGCACTTTGGGGCGCCAAAGACGTGGTATGTGGTGCCGCCGGAATGTGGTCGCAAACTGGAGAAGGTGGCGAACCAGTACTTTCCGGCCAGTTACAAGAATTGCAACGCATATTTGCGCCACAAGATGACGTTGATTTCACCACAGATTCTCAAGCAACATGACGTGCCCGTCAGTAAG ATCACGCAGGAGGCGGGCGAGATCATGATCACGTTTCCGTTCGGTTACCATGCCGGCTTCAATCACGGTTTCAACTGTGCCGAGTCCACCAACTTTGCCATGGAGCGCTGGATCGAGTACGGCAAGCGAGCGGTGCAGTGCACCTGCAGCAACGACATGGTCAAGATCTCGATGGACACATTTGTCAAGCGCTTCCAAAGCGATCGCTACGATCTGTGGATGGAGGGGCGTGACGTGGGGCGGCATCCGGAGGATCCGCCGAACGGGGTGCTCAGTGCAGCACCCCTGCCACCACACCTCGATGTCTTGCTGTGTGATAAAAA AATGAAAAAGCAATGCAATCCTACCAAGGCAAAGAGTTTCAAAGAGCGTAATCCCGATCTGGACCTGGATGAAATCCAGCAGAATCCCAACGTGCCAGACGACGTCAAGGCCATGCTGAAGGAGAGCGTGCTGACGCTGGACACGGGCGATCTGGCCACGGACGAGGCTGATTTTCCCAACGAGGATGCCATGAGTCTACAGAGTCCGGCGAATCTGAAGACCAAGCAAGAGCTGCTTGAGTACATTGACGACGGCACAG aagatgatgatgaggaggaggacttTAAGCGGCGCAAGCAGAAGCGGCGCTATGATGCCGACTATGACGACGATTGGCTGGCGTCCAAGCGCAAGAATAACTCGCGAAACAATCGCGGCCGTAGTCCGCGCACCAAGGACGACCGTTCCATATCGCCGGCGTCCTCCACTTCCTCGACGTCGAGGGGCGCAAGGCGTGGCAAGGCCAACGGCGCCCCCCGAAAGACTCCTGCGCGGCGGAAAAAGGACCCAAGTACTACGCCACCGGCGGTCAGTTCTGCATCAACTGCCGTAAAAACACCGACATCCGCCGTGGTCGCTGGAAAAACATCAATAGCCACAACCACAACACCACCAGCAGATGGCGGAGGAG ATGCCAAAAAGGATCAACAGTCGCTGCAGTTTATGCAACAATCGCGTAAATTTGAGGGCAAGATACCAAAACTAAGTCAAACGAGTGCAGCAACAGGAGGAGCAACGGCAGCCGCAGAAGCATCCACATCCAAGTCTAGTCaagggcagcagcaacagattGTCTACGTCAACATGTTGCCCGCGGCCAATACCCTGAATGGCattccacagcagcagcagcagcaatatgcGAGCACGGATGGAAATGTCTATCAGCTGCAAAATGAAATACTCTGTGATGCAAATGGACATGCCGTGACTGCCGCCACGGCTTCATATCAAACTACGGCCAGTagtccgcagcagcagcagcaacaacagcagcagcaacagaatgTTGCAACTAGTGTTGCCG acaaTGTGGTCACAACTATTAGTTCGTCCTCCATCCTGCATACGAACGCCAACACCAACGGAGTGGATACAATTGCCGccacacagcaacaacaacaacagcagcagcagcaacaacagcaacagcactaCCACTATATCACCACCACCGGCGAAGATGGACAAACCCCGACCACCATAGTGTTCGAGAACTACAACGGCGGAATGCCAGCGGTCAGTTCTGCCGCACCAACGCCCGTTCCCGTGTCGCAGGCCAACGCACCCGCTACCACGACCACCACTGCCCTGGTCAACACGGACGGCACGATCATCGAATTCGACGGAAGCACGTACGAGGAGTATCATGTCCTCAAAAGCGAGCCCGGCAGCAGCGATTGCCTGAGCAACGGCAGCAGTGCCGTGGCCGCTGACATAATCAAGTACGATCCCCAGCACGGAGTCGTCggcgacgaggaggacgacgatgagAACGGCCTGCTGCATGTGAAGTACGAGGAGCAGAGCCTCGAACACGATCCGGAAAACGAGCACGATGCGGAGCAGGAGCATGAGTATGAGGAGTACCAGGTGATCAAGGCCGAGGTGGAGGCCGAGGCGGCGGAGTTGGCAGCTGGCACCACCAGCTACACGATCAACCAGGAGCAGACGGGTTCAGGCAACACGGTGATATCCTCAATGGTGCCCAAATCGGGATCGGCGGCGGCCGCGAAGCAGAAGCGCAAACGCAAGACGCGCGTAATCGCCGACGACGAACAGGGCGAGTACCTGGAGAAGATGAGTGTACGTGGCCTGGACATTGCCCGCTACGAGCATATCATCGACGGCGTGGCCTACTGCCTGGTCTGCGCCAAGAACGATATCTTCAAGACCTTTAAGAACAAGTACAGCTTCCAGCGACACGCCTACCTCTTTCACGAGGGCCAAAACCGCAAGATATTCGCCTGCCCCATCTGCAATAAGGAGTTCTCGCGTCCGGACAAGATGAAGATGCATAAAAAGGACAAGCACGGCGACGTTCCCATGCCGCCATCGGCCACCACGACGCCGCTGAAGGCTGACGGTCCGCCGGCTAAGCGGGCGCGTACCGCTCGCACTCCGCGCGTCCGCAAGACGAAGGATGGCAGTACGCCGGCCAAGAAGCGGCTGGCGCAGATCGACAGTGTTCTGGACGACGTGCAAAATGGGGAGTCTCTGACCATGGCGCCAGTCAGCGTGAGTCactcccagcagcagcagcagcagcaacagatgcaGCACAGCATCACAACGCTGGCTCCCTCGACGCCATCGCAACCGCAACATCAGCTGCAGACGCTGCCCTCGCTAGACTTCAGCGGCATGATCCTGCCTGGAGGCGCACAGCTGGCACTGGCTAATCCAGGCGCCACCAGCTCCGTGGGACTGCAGCGAGGACCAGCCACGCCGAATGGTCAGCCGGCGGCGCCCACCACCACGTTGATCTACTCGAACCAACTGGAACTGCAGCAGGcgctgctgcaacagcagctgcacgGCCAGAGTATCATGATCCAGGATCAAGCCGGCAACCTGGTGCCCCTGCAGCTGGACGGAACCCAGGCGATATACACGACGGCGCCGCAGGCTCAGCGCCAACAGACCACGGCCACATATCAGacgacgcagcagcagcaacaacagccagcGCAGCAGCCCGCCGGCCAGGCGCAACAGCAGCCTCACTACGAGCTGGACAACGTTACCTATTTGAGCTCCACGGCGGCGGCCACTCCGACGTCGaccgagcagcagcagcagcaacaacagcagcagcagcacgtgATCGGCACGGTTCAGAGCTATCAGATCCTGACGCCCGACGGCCTCCAGAACTTCCAACCCAAGCTGGAGACGGCCGAGCTGGGCGACCTGTGTCCCTACTCGCAGTACACCTTCACGACGCACGCCGGAGCGCAGCCCACGCTGAATGCGAACGCGCTGGACGCGCAGacccagcaccagcagcaccaccagcagcagcagcaccaccaccagcagcagcagcatcaccagcaGACGCAACTACTGCAGCAACAGCCCTTCGCCACGCATCACAATCCGCACCAGCAGTTCATGGAGCTGAAGAACGAGCTGCTGATTAAGGGCGGCGACGCCTACACCCTGGACACTGCCTCCATGTACCACCTGCCCTTCTCGCCCACCTCGATGATCAATGCGGTGAACGATGTGAACACCTCGTCGCTGCTGGAAACCAAAGAAATTAG caacagcagcggcggcaacagcagcagcggagcCACTAGCAACAATGCATCCACCGTGGTGAGCAGCAGTGCGAGCAATGGCCTCAAGCCGGCGGCCAAGAAGACACCAGTCATTCTGCTGGCCGCTCGTGGTGCCGCAAAGCAGCCGCAGCTCAGCATTCTTAATGGCAACACCAAGGCCGGAATCGGAAATGCaagcggaggcggcggcggcggcgttACATTGGTGCGCGTCAATGCAACCAATCGCAATCAGCGCCAAGTTATCGTCGCCCCGGAAGCAGCACCTGTGGAACAACAGCCAGTGGTCGAGGAGGAGATGTTGGCCGAGGACGAAGAGCTCGACGAGGACATGGATGAGGATGCAGTTGCCTTGTCCGGGCTCTCCTCCTCGACTGCCCAGATCCTGCGAAAGTTCCGCATACCCAAGGGGACGGCCGTGACGGCCAAGTCGGGGGAGAACTACCTGGCCatgcccacgcccacaccctCGCCGCCGGGTGTCGTCAATTTGGTTAGCTCCGGCGTTGAGGCTTCCGGCTACATAGAAAACGACGAAGACATCATCGAGGAGCTCAACGAGGACGACCTGGTCGAGGAGATCATCGACGAGGAGCCCAGCCAGGAGCAGCCGGAGTTGCAAGAGGCGACGACCGCCAATGGCCTCGATCTGAGCAGCACGAACAATGCGACCGCCACAACGACTGGCACCGCCATGCTGCTGGCCCCACAACCGCCTCCGCTTCAGCTGCAGACGGTGGCCTCCAACGGCACCGTGACCTGCTTCAACCTGCCGGCCAACACCATCCTGCTGCAGTCGGCCGATGGCAGCATAATCGCCGCCACCCAGGTGCCGCATCCCAGCAAGGCGggtcagcagcagctgatTGCGTTGCCGGGCAACGTGGCCCTGGCCACCGAACAGGCGTCGCAGGCTCAGGCCACAACGGCGCCACAGGCCACGCAGACCCTGATCCTGACCGCCGACGGCACGGCCATTCCCATCCTGGCCACAACtccccaacagcagcagcagcaacagcagcagcagcaacaacagcaacaggctgccgctgctgctgctgctcagtTGTTCGCCGCGTAG
- the LOC6734269 gene encoding hormone receptor 4 isoform X9, which produces MFKRPYNTTPSNNHRTQNTITNPNPNSNPNQNQNRIQSQINNTTQDDSQRRQVEAYRIYYEEIIVKQANARARLGDSSTRCSNSISSRSSSGGSSSSRGRGSSFVDKFADFVTQSSRTSPMPNPPAQSHVPPTTRNATNAILPPIKNSSNSSGGNSSSGATSNNASTVVSSSASNGLKPAAKKTPVILLAARGAAKQPQLSILNGNTKAGIGNASGGGGGGVTLVRVNATNRNQRQVIVAPEAAPVEQQPVVEEEMLAEDEELDEDMDEDAVALSGLSSSTAQILRKFRIPKGTAVTAKSGENYLAMPTPTPSPPGVVNLVSSGVEASGYIENDEDIIEELNEDDLVEEIIDEEPSQEQPELQEATTANGLDLSSTNNATATTTGTAMLLAPQPPPLQLQTVASNGTVTCFNLPANTILLQSADGSIIAATQVPHPSKAGQQQLIALPGNVALATEQASQAQATTAPQATQTLILTADGTAIPILATTPQQQQQQQQQQQQQQQAAAAAAAQLFAA; this is translated from the coding sequence ATGTTCAAGCGGCCATACAACACCACAcccagcaacaaccacagaaCCCAGAACACCATCAccaatccaaatccgaattcgaatccgaatcagaatcagaatcggaTTCAGAGTCAGATCAATAACACCACACAAGATGATTCGCAGCGTCGGCAGGTGGAAGCGTATCGCATTTACTACGAAGAAATCATCGTCAAGCAGGCTAATGCCCGTGCTCGCCTTGGCGACAGCAGCACAcgttgcagcaacagcatctccagccgcagcagcagcggtggcagcagcagcagcaggggccGCGGCAGCAGTTTCGTCGACAAGTTCGCTGACTTTGTGACCCAATCGAGCCGAACTTCTCCCATGCCCAATCCCCCTGCCCAGTCCCATGTGCCGCCAACCACAAGAAATGCGACTAATGCCATCCTTCCTCCcataaaaaacagcagcaacagcagcggcggcaacagcagcagcggagcCACTAGCAACAATGCATCCACCGTGGTGAGCAGCAGTGCGAGCAATGGCCTCAAGCCGGCGGCCAAGAAGACACCAGTCATTCTGCTGGCCGCTCGTGGTGCCGCAAAGCAGCCGCAGCTCAGCATTCTTAATGGCAACACCAAGGCCGGAATCGGAAATGCaagcggaggcggcggcggcggcgttACATTGGTGCGCGTCAATGCAACCAATCGCAATCAGCGCCAAGTTATCGTCGCCCCGGAAGCAGCACCTGTGGAACAACAGCCAGTGGTCGAGGAGGAGATGTTGGCCGAGGACGAAGAGCTCGACGAGGACATGGATGAGGATGCAGTTGCCTTGTCCGGGCTCTCCTCCTCGACTGCCCAGATCCTGCGAAAGTTCCGCATACCCAAGGGGACGGCCGTGACGGCCAAGTCGGGGGAGAACTACCTGGCCatgcccacgcccacaccctCGCCGCCGGGTGTCGTCAATTTGGTTAGCTCCGGCGTTGAGGCTTCCGGCTACATAGAAAACGACGAAGACATCATCGAGGAGCTCAACGAGGACGACCTGGTCGAGGAGATCATCGACGAGGAGCCCAGCCAGGAGCAGCCGGAGTTGCAAGAGGCGACGACCGCCAATGGCCTCGATCTGAGCAGCACGAACAATGCGACCGCCACAACGACTGGCACCGCCATGCTGCTGGCCCCACAACCGCCTCCGCTTCAGCTGCAGACGGTGGCCTCCAACGGCACCGTGACCTGCTTCAACCTGCCGGCCAACACCATCCTGCTGCAGTCGGCCGATGGCAGCATAATCGCCGCCACCCAGGTGCCGCATCCCAGCAAGGCGggtcagcagcagctgatTGCGTTGCCGGGCAACGTGGCCCTGGCCACCGAACAGGCGTCGCAGGCTCAGGCCACAACGGCGCCACAGGCCACGCAGACCCTGATCCTGACCGCCGACGGCACGGCCATTCCCATCCTGGCCACAACtccccaacagcagcagcagcaacagcagcagcagcaacaacagcaacaggctgccgctgctgctgctgctcagtTGTTCGCCGCGTAG
- the LOC6734269 gene encoding uncharacterized protein LOC6734269 isoform X5, with protein MKMSEVPRIKVFRPTWEEFKDFPKYVAYMESQGAHKAGLAKVVPPPEWVPRRSGYADLDALNVTIPAPICQVVTGKQGYYQQINIQKKPLTVKQFSELASTERYATPKHFDFEDLERKYWKNITYVAPIYGADVSGSITDTDQDSWNINRLGTILDYVNKDYNIQIDGVNTAYLYFGMWKTTFAWHTEDMDLYSINYLHFGAPKTWYVVPPECGRKLEKVANQYFPASYKNCNAYLRHKMTLISPQILKQHDVPVSKITQEAGEIMITFPFGYHAGFNHGFNCAESTNFAMERWIEYGKRAVQCTCSNDMVKISMDTFVKRFQSDRYDLWMEGRDVGRHPEDPPNGVLSAAPLPPHLDVLLCDKKMKKQCNPTKAKSFKERNPDLDLDEIQQNPNVPDDVKAMLKESVLTLDTGDLATDEADFPNEDAMSLQSPANLKTKQELLEYIDDGTEDDDEEEDFKRRKQKRRYDADYDDDWLASKRKNNSRNNRGRSPRTKDDRSISPASSTSSTSRGARRGKANGAPRKTPARRKKDPSTTPPAVSSASTAVKTPTSAVVAGKTSIATTTTPPADGGGDAKKDQQSLQFMQQSRKFEGKIPKLSQTSAATGGATAAAEASTSKSSQGQQQQIVYVNMLPAANTLNGIPQQQQQQYASTDGNVYQLQNEILCDANGHAVTAATASYQTTASSPQQQQQQQQQQQNVATSVADNVVTTISSSSILHTNANTNGVDTIAATQQQQQQQQQQQQQQHYHYITTTGEDGQTPTTIVFENYNGGMPAVSSAAPTPVPVSQANAPATTTTTALVNTDGTIIEFDGSTYEEYHVLKSEPGSSDCLSNGSSAVAADIIKYDPQHGVVGDEEDDDENGLLHVKYEEQSLEHDPENEHDAEQEHEYEEYQVIKAEVEAEAAELAAGTTSYTINQEQTGSGNTVISSMVPKSGSAAAAKQKRKRKTRVIADDEQGEYLEKMSVRGLDIARYEHIIDGVAYCLVCAKNDIFKTFKNKYSFQRHAYLFHEGQNRKIFACPICNKEFSRPDKMKMHKKDKHGDVPMPPSATTTPLKADGPPAKRARTARTPRVRKTKDGSTPAKKRLAQIDSVLDDVQNGESLTMAPVSVSHSQQQQQQQQMQHSITTLAPSTPSQPQHQLQTLPSLDFSGMILPGGAQLALANPGATSSVGLQRGPATPNGQPAAPTTTLIYSNQLELQQALLQQQLHGQSIMIQDQAGNLVPLQLDGTQAIYTTAPQAQRQQTTATYQTTQQQQQQPAQQPAGQAQQQPHYELDNVTYLSSTAAATPTSTEQQQQQQQQQQHVIGTVQSYQILTPDGLQNFQPKLETAELGDLCPYSQYTFTTHAGAQPTLNANALDAQTQHQQHHQQQQHHHQQQQHHQQTQLLQQQPFATHHNPHQQFMELKNELLIKGGDAYTLDTASMYHLPFSPTSMINAVNDVNTSSLLETKEIRFF; from the exons CACTTTGACTTTGAGGATCTGGAGCGCAAGTACTGGAAGAACATAACTTATGTGGCGCCCATTTATGGGGCAGATGTCAGCGGAAGCATCACAGACACCGACCAGGAT AGCTGGAACATCAACCGGCTGGGCACTATTCTTGACTATGTCAACAAGGATTATAACATACAGATAGACGGCGTGAACACAGCCTACTTGTACTTTGGCATGTGGAAGACGACCTTTGCATGGCACACGGAGGACATGGATCTCTATTCCATCAATTACTTGCACTTTGGGGCGCCAAAGACGTGGTATGTGGTGCCGCCGGAATGTGGTCGCAAACTGGAGAAGGTGGCGAACCAGTACTTTCCGGCCAGTTACAAGAATTGCAACGCATATTTGCGCCACAAGATGACGTTGATTTCACCACAGATTCTCAAGCAACATGACGTGCCCGTCAGTAAG ATCACGCAGGAGGCGGGCGAGATCATGATCACGTTTCCGTTCGGTTACCATGCCGGCTTCAATCACGGTTTCAACTGTGCCGAGTCCACCAACTTTGCCATGGAGCGCTGGATCGAGTACGGCAAGCGAGCGGTGCAGTGCACCTGCAGCAACGACATGGTCAAGATCTCGATGGACACATTTGTCAAGCGCTTCCAAAGCGATCGCTACGATCTGTGGATGGAGGGGCGTGACGTGGGGCGGCATCCGGAGGATCCGCCGAACGGGGTGCTCAGTGCAGCACCCCTGCCACCACACCTCGATGTCTTGCTGTGTGATAAAAA AATGAAAAAGCAATGCAATCCTACCAAGGCAAAGAGTTTCAAAGAGCGTAATCCCGATCTGGACCTGGATGAAATCCAGCAGAATCCCAACGTGCCAGACGACGTCAAGGCCATGCTGAAGGAGAGCGTGCTGACGCTGGACACGGGCGATCTGGCCACGGACGAGGCTGATTTTCCCAACGAGGATGCCATGAGTCTACAGAGTCCGGCGAATCTGAAGACCAAGCAAGAGCTGCTTGAGTACATTGACGACGGCACAG aagatgatgatgaggaggaggacttTAAGCGGCGCAAGCAGAAGCGGCGCTATGATGCCGACTATGACGACGATTGGCTGGCGTCCAAGCGCAAGAATAACTCGCGAAACAATCGCGGCCGTAGTCCGCGCACCAAGGACGACCGTTCCATATCGCCGGCGTCCTCCACTTCCTCGACGTCGAGGGGCGCAAGGCGTGGCAAGGCCAACGGCGCCCCCCGAAAGACTCCTGCGCGGCGGAAAAAGGACCCAAGTACTACGCCACCGGCGGTCAGTTCTGCATCAACTGCCGTAAAAACACCGACATCCGCCGTGGTCGCTGGAAAAACATCAATAGCCACAACCACAACACCACCAGCAGATGGCGGAGGAG ATGCCAAAAAGGATCAACAGTCGCTGCAGTTTATGCAACAATCGCGTAAATTTGAGGGCAAGATACCAAAACTAAGTCAAACGAGTGCAGCAACAGGAGGAGCAACGGCAGCCGCAGAAGCATCCACATCCAAGTCTAGTCaagggcagcagcaacagattGTCTACGTCAACATGTTGCCCGCGGCCAATACCCTGAATGGCattccacagcagcagcagcagcaatatgcGAGCACGGATGGAAATGTCTATCAGCTGCAAAATGAAATACTCTGTGATGCAAATGGACATGCCGTGACTGCCGCCACGGCTTCATATCAAACTACGGCCAGTagtccgcagcagcagcagcaacaacagcagcagcaacagaatgTTGCAACTAGTGTTGCCG acaaTGTGGTCACAACTATTAGTTCGTCCTCCATCCTGCATACGAACGCCAACACCAACGGAGTGGATACAATTGCCGccacacagcaacaacaacaacagcagcagcagcaacaacagcaacagcactaCCACTATATCACCACCACCGGCGAAGATGGACAAACCCCGACCACCATAGTGTTCGAGAACTACAACGGCGGAATGCCAGCGGTCAGTTCTGCCGCACCAACGCCCGTTCCCGTGTCGCAGGCCAACGCACCCGCTACCACGACCACCACTGCCCTGGTCAACACGGACGGCACGATCATCGAATTCGACGGAAGCACGTACGAGGAGTATCATGTCCTCAAAAGCGAGCCCGGCAGCAGCGATTGCCTGAGCAACGGCAGCAGTGCCGTGGCCGCTGACATAATCAAGTACGATCCCCAGCACGGAGTCGTCggcgacgaggaggacgacgatgagAACGGCCTGCTGCATGTGAAGTACGAGGAGCAGAGCCTCGAACACGATCCGGAAAACGAGCACGATGCGGAGCAGGAGCATGAGTATGAGGAGTACCAGGTGATCAAGGCCGAGGTGGAGGCCGAGGCGGCGGAGTTGGCAGCTGGCACCACCAGCTACACGATCAACCAGGAGCAGACGGGTTCAGGCAACACGGTGATATCCTCAATGGTGCCCAAATCGGGATCGGCGGCGGCCGCGAAGCAGAAGCGCAAACGCAAGACGCGCGTAATCGCCGACGACGAACAGGGCGAGTACCTGGAGAAGATGAGTGTACGTGGCCTGGACATTGCCCGCTACGAGCATATCATCGACGGCGTGGCCTACTGCCTGGTCTGCGCCAAGAACGATATCTTCAAGACCTTTAAGAACAAGTACAGCTTCCAGCGACACGCCTACCTCTTTCACGAGGGCCAAAACCGCAAGATATTCGCCTGCCCCATCTGCAATAAGGAGTTCTCGCGTCCGGACAAGATGAAGATGCATAAAAAGGACAAGCACGGCGACGTTCCCATGCCGCCATCGGCCACCACGACGCCGCTGAAGGCTGACGGTCCGCCGGCTAAGCGGGCGCGTACCGCTCGCACTCCGCGCGTCCGCAAGACGAAGGATGGCAGTACGCCGGCCAAGAAGCGGCTGGCGCAGATCGACAGTGTTCTGGACGACGTGCAAAATGGGGAGTCTCTGACCATGGCGCCAGTCAGCGTGAGTCactcccagcagcagcagcagcagcaacagatgcaGCACAGCATCACAACGCTGGCTCCCTCGACGCCATCGCAACCGCAACATCAGCTGCAGACGCTGCCCTCGCTAGACTTCAGCGGCATGATCCTGCCTGGAGGCGCACAGCTGGCACTGGCTAATCCAGGCGCCACCAGCTCCGTGGGACTGCAGCGAGGACCAGCCACGCCGAATGGTCAGCCGGCGGCGCCCACCACCACGTTGATCTACTCGAACCAACTGGAACTGCAGCAGGcgctgctgcaacagcagctgcacgGCCAGAGTATCATGATCCAGGATCAAGCCGGCAACCTGGTGCCCCTGCAGCTGGACGGAACCCAGGCGATATACACGACGGCGCCGCAGGCTCAGCGCCAACAGACCACGGCCACATATCAGacgacgcagcagcagcaacaacagccagcGCAGCAGCCCGCCGGCCAGGCGCAACAGCAGCCTCACTACGAGCTGGACAACGTTACCTATTTGAGCTCCACGGCGGCGGCCACTCCGACGTCGaccgagcagcagcagcagcaacaacagcagcagcagcacgtgATCGGCACGGTTCAGAGCTATCAGATCCTGACGCCCGACGGCCTCCAGAACTTCCAACCCAAGCTGGAGACGGCCGAGCTGGGCGACCTGTGTCCCTACTCGCAGTACACCTTCACGACGCACGCCGGAGCGCAGCCCACGCTGAATGCGAACGCGCTGGACGCGCAGacccagcaccagcagcaccaccagcagcagcagcaccaccaccagcagcagcagcatcaccagcaGACGCAACTACTGCAGCAACAGCCCTTCGCCACGCATCACAATCCGCACCAGCAGTTCATGGAGCTGAAGAACGAGCTGCTGATTAAGGGCGGCGACGCCTACACCCTGGACACTGCCTCCATGTACCACCTGCCCTTCTCGCCCACCTCGATGATCAATGCGGTGAACGATGTGAACACCTCGTCGCTGCTGGAAACCAAAGAAATTAG gttCTTCTAA